In one Saccharibacillus brassicae genomic region, the following are encoded:
- a CDS encoding copper homeostasis protein CutC: MLLEIIACTPEEAAAAEAGGADRIEWIADPGVGGVTPDLSRAAEMRRAVKVPIRVMVRPRGGGFVYSEDEREQMRRDIRRILAAGGLDVVTGVLTPQGTVDESALAGLLNAGPGLAFTFHRAFDEAVDLRRALDTLSVYPQVTDVLTSGGAPGAPEGAAVLAELLRRSAGRPPRILAGAGLTADNLRPFLDATGADRIHIGSAARFGGDPSAPIDPERVRTIRRILEASAGQV, from the coding sequence ATGCTGCTTGAAATTATTGCCTGTACGCCGGAGGAAGCCGCGGCCGCCGAAGCGGGCGGCGCGGACCGGATCGAATGGATCGCCGATCCGGGGGTCGGCGGCGTGACGCCGGACCTTTCGCGCGCAGCGGAGATGCGCCGCGCCGTGAAAGTGCCGATCCGCGTCATGGTCCGGCCGCGGGGAGGCGGGTTCGTCTACTCGGAAGACGAACGGGAGCAGATGCGGCGGGATATTCGCCGCATCCTCGCCGCAGGCGGACTTGACGTCGTGACCGGCGTATTGACGCCGCAGGGGACGGTCGACGAGTCCGCGCTGGCGGGACTGCTGAACGCGGGGCCGGGCCTCGCGTTCACGTTTCACCGCGCGTTCGACGAGGCCGTCGATCTCCGCCGCGCGCTGGACACGCTGTCCGTCTACCCGCAGGTGACGGACGTGCTGACCTCGGGCGGAGCGCCGGGCGCGCCCGAGGGGGCCGCGGTGCTGGCGGAGCTGCTGCGCCGCTCCGCGGGGCGGCCGCCGCGCATTCTCGCCGGCGCGGGCCTGACGGCGGACAATCTGCGTCCGTTCCTGGACGCGACGGGCGCGGACCGGATCCATATCGGGTCCGCGGCCCGCTTCGGCGGCGATCCGTCGGCGCCGATCGATCCCGAGCGGGTGCGGACAATCCGCCGGATCCTGGAAGCTTCGGCGGGGCAGGTGTAG
- a CDS encoding DUF6440 family protein encodes MLIRPPKENRFYEKSTDYLPDLGVTKITILVDRETGVNYVYTWSVPNSSGGLTPLLDANGNVVVDEI; translated from the coding sequence ATGCTGATCCGCCCGCCCAAAGAAAACCGCTTCTACGAAAAGTCGACGGATTATCTGCCCGATCTCGGAGTGACCAAAATCACCATTCTCGTCGACCGCGAGACCGGTGTCAATTACGTCTACACCTGGAGCGTGCCCAACTCAAGCGGAGGCCTGACTCCACTGCTGGATGCAAACGGGAATGTCGTCGTCGACGAAATCTGA
- a CDS encoding ABC transporter permease — translation MISFRASSFTGNIRLYRVLAAKAYARNIQYRGSHLLHNFASAIFGYLYACIWIGLGRDHSLGEYGMLGMMHYITFTQASLWVSSFTTNGLGIPQSVRTGQIALDLMRPVHLFTHLAAKEAGQIAYQFLYKSIPVYLIMLLALGLTPAENGRTLPVALLALAGAAYVSLCLNYLIGISSLWTTESSWLYWGNQAMMNLLAGFFIPLQWLPLWLQHIAWASPYPFMLYAPTQLYLGKGEPVLLLGTLAWCAVLTLLCLLATRLLRHKVEVQGG, via the coding sequence ATGATTTCTTTCAGGGCAAGTTCGTTTACAGGCAATATCCGGCTTTACCGGGTGCTGGCCGCCAAAGCCTACGCCCGCAATATCCAGTACCGGGGCTCGCATCTGCTGCATAATTTCGCGAGCGCGATCTTCGGCTATCTGTACGCCTGCATCTGGATCGGGCTCGGCCGCGACCATTCGCTCGGCGAATACGGCATGCTTGGCATGATGCACTACATCACGTTTACCCAGGCTTCGCTGTGGGTCTCGAGCTTCACGACGAACGGCCTCGGCATTCCGCAGTCGGTGCGCACGGGGCAGATCGCGCTCGACCTGATGCGTCCGGTCCATCTGTTCACGCATCTCGCCGCCAAGGAAGCGGGGCAGATCGCGTATCAGTTTCTGTACAAATCGATCCCTGTCTACCTCATCATGCTGCTGGCGCTTGGCCTGACTCCGGCGGAGAACGGGAGGACGCTGCCGGTCGCGCTGCTTGCGCTTGCGGGAGCGGCGTATGTGTCGCTTTGTCTGAATTATCTGATCGGGATCAGCTCGCTGTGGACGACGGAATCCTCCTGGCTCTACTGGGGCAATCAGGCGATGATGAATCTGCTGGCCGGTTTTTTTATTCCGCTGCAATGGCTGCCGCTCTGGCTGCAGCATATCGCGTGGGCGTCTCCGTATCCGTTTATGCTCTATGCTCCGACACAGCTGTACCTGGGCAAAGGGGAACCGGTCCTGTTGCTCGGCACGCTGGCCTGGTGCGCGGTGCTGACTTTGCTGTGTCTGCTCGCTACGCGTCTGCTGCGGCATAAGGTGGAGGTGCAGGGAGGATGA